The segment AACATTGGTCGTTCTAAAGCGAAAAAAGTATATGTAACCTATACTGAATTAAATACCATTGAAGCTAGCAGTGGCGCCGATGTGATTGGAAACTCAGTAGTAGAAAGTGAACGTTTAACATTAGATTGCAGTAGCGGTGCTGATCTTGAAGTGGAAGTATTCTCAAAACATGTAATTGCCGAAACTAGTAGTGGTGCCGATATAAATGTTTCTGGTAAAGCAACAAATCTAGATGCATCAGCTTCTAGCGGAAGTGATTTAAATGCCAAAGATTTATTAGTAATCAATTGCACAGCCGATGTTTCCAGTGGGGCAGATATTACCGTAAACGTACAAGAAAAGCTTGTTTCTGAAACCTCTAGCGGGGGTGATGTTCATTATTACGGCAATCCCGGAAATGTTTCAAAAAATGAAAGCAAGTCTGGTGGTGGAACTCATAAAATGTAAGTTATTTAATGGCCAACCAACCAAAAAGCAAAAACCGAAGACAATTCAGCTTCGGTTTTTGTTGTTTCAGTAGTTTTTATTTCAACCTTACGACCTATAATTACTATTTTAGTAGCGTAAAAAATAAGTAAGAGAACATGGAAGTATTGATTATAGAAGACGAAAAACCTTCAGCAAGAAGACTAAAACGAATGCTAGAAAAGCTAGGCGTTACGGTAAATCATACACTTCACAGTGTTGAGGAGTCTATCGAGTGGTTTTCTAACAATCCGCAACCGGAATTGATTTTCTTGGATATTCAGCTAAGTGACGGACTGTCCTTTGAAATTTTCGATGCAGTTTCCATAACGAGTTCAATTATTTTCACCACTGCCTATGATGAATATGCACTGCAAGCTTTTAAACTTAACAGTATCGATTACCTTTTAAAGCCTATTGACGAAGATGATTTGGCGAAAGCAGTTGAAAAGTATAAAACCTTTAAACCAGAGCAGCAAAACGTTCAATTAAACTTTGATGACATCAAAAAAATGCTTGTCAATCCGGTGGAACGACAGTATAAAAAACGATTTACAACCAAAATAGGGCAGCATCTTAAAATGATTTCGGTAGATGATATCGAGTGTTTTTATTCTGAAAATAAAGGGACCTACGCACACACTACTGAAGGTCGTGATTACTTGTTAGACACAACTTTAGAGCAACTGGAAAACGAGCTAGCACCTGAAACCTTTTTTAGGGTAAATCGAACTTTTTTTATCAATATTAATGCTATTAATGATATTATATCCTATACAAACTCACGGCTTCAGTTAAAGCTAAATAGTTATTCTGAGCAAGATATTATCGTGGCACGCGAACGGGTAAAAGATTTCAAAATTTGGTTAGAATAAGCTACTTTTCAGAAATAAAACTCTGCTATCCTTGCAAAAGTTAAGGCGTAACTGCATCTTTGCGAGCTATAAACCATATATATGTCAAAGGTTGTTTTAATTACGGGAGGATCTTCTGGAATAGGAAAAGCCATAGGTTCTTATCTACTTTCAAAAAACTATGTAGTGTATGGAACCAGCCGTAATCCTGAAAAATACAAAGATGCGAGTCCGTTCCCATTGTTAAAAATGGAAGTGACGAGCTTAGAAAGCGTTCAAGAATCCGTAAACCAGTTATTACAACAAGAAGGTAAGGTTGATGTGCTAATTAACAATGCGGGAGTAGGCATTACAGGACCTATTGAAGAAACACCCAATCCTGAAATTGAAAAAGCTTTTGCTACAAATCTCTACGGACCAATAAACGTTATAAAAGCAGTACTGCCAACGATGCGAGAGCAGGGTAGTGGTACTATTATCAACATTACCTCCATTGCTGGATATATGGGACTTCCATATAGAGGGATTTATTCGGCAACCAAAGCAGCTTTGGAAATTACCATTGAAGCATTACGCATGGAAGTGCGGCAATTTGGTGTTAAAATGACCAATATTGCACCAGGCGATTTTGCTACGAATATTGCTGCTAGTCGATATCATGCCCCACAATTAGAAAATTCGCCTTACAAAAAAGAATACGGAAACACCCTAAAACTAATGGATGAGCACGTAGATTCAGGGGAAGATCCTAATAAAATGGCAAAAGTGGTGCATCAAATAATCGAAACCAAAAATCCTAAAGTACATTATAAAGTAGGTTCTTTTATTCAAAAATTTTCAGTTGTTCTTAAAAAAATCCTTCCCGATAAAACGTATGAACGGATGTTGCTGAACCACTATAAGCTGAAATAAGCAATCTTTTTCTGTTTTCGGTTTAAAACAGCGGTAATCTTCGTTACTTTTGTATCATTCAAAAACTGAAAACTGTTTACTATGAAATTCTTTATCGATACCGCAAACTTAGATCAAATTCGCGAAGCACAAGACTTAGGTGTTTTAGATGGTGTAACTACCAATCCGTCGTTAATGGCCAAAGAGGGCATTACTGGGCGCAATAATATTTTAAAACATTATGTGGATATCTGCAATATTGTAGATGGTGATGTTTCAGCTGAAGTAATCGCAACCGATTTTGAAGGTATTGTAAAAGAAGGGGAGCAGTTGGCAGATCTGCACGAGCAGATTGTTGTAAAAGTGCCGATGATCAAAGAAGGAATAAAAGCAATAAAATATTTTACCGATAAAGGAATCCGTACCAATTGTACCTTGGTTTTCTCTGCAGGACAAGCCTTGTTGGCTGCAAAAGCTGGAGCTACGTATGTTTCACCGTTTATAGGTAGATTGGACGATATTTCAACAGACGGATTAAATCTAATTGCTGAAATACGCCTTATTTATGATAACTACGGTTTCGAAACTGAAATTTTAGCAGCTTCTATTCGCCATACGATGCACGTTCTGGAATGTGCTAAAATTGGTGCAGATGTTATGACTGGACCTCTTTCTTCAATTGAAGGTCTATTAAAACATCCACTTACCGATATTGGCCTTGAGAAGTTTTTAGCAGATTATAAGAAAGGGAATTAAAAAGAGATTTAATTCAGAAAATATAAAAGCCTTCTACAGAAATGTGGAGGGCTTTATTTATTAATATATCCTAAAAGTAACTCTTCAATTTCGGTACTGAGTAAATTGGTGTTGCCTTCTAAAATCATTCCGTCTTTATCAAGTATCAACGCTTTGTTCACTGATGTTAGAACCAATTTTTTTTCAGCTTCTTCGATGTTTTCAAATTGATATTCAC is part of the Marixanthomonas ophiurae genome and harbors:
- a CDS encoding head GIN domain-containing protein produces the protein MKPIHVILLVLIAGLSTACQFDINLGQTNGNGNVVTEERPVSESFNAVRGSAGLDVFLTKGDEEKIVVEADENLLAIIETEIIDGKLKIGTKENIGRSKAKKVYVTYTELNTIEASSGADVIGNSVVESERLTLDCSSGADLEVEVFSKHVIAETSSGADINVSGKATNLDASASSGSDLNAKDLLVINCTADVSSGADITVNVQEKLVSETSSGGDVHYYGNPGNVSKNESKSGGGTHKM
- the fsa gene encoding fructose-6-phosphate aldolase, translating into MKFFIDTANLDQIREAQDLGVLDGVTTNPSLMAKEGITGRNNILKHYVDICNIVDGDVSAEVIATDFEGIVKEGEQLADLHEQIVVKVPMIKEGIKAIKYFTDKGIRTNCTLVFSAGQALLAAKAGATYVSPFIGRLDDISTDGLNLIAEIRLIYDNYGFETEILAASIRHTMHVLECAKIGADVMTGPLSSIEGLLKHPLTDIGLEKFLADYKKGN
- a CDS encoding SDR family oxidoreductase; this encodes MSKVVLITGGSSGIGKAIGSYLLSKNYVVYGTSRNPEKYKDASPFPLLKMEVTSLESVQESVNQLLQQEGKVDVLINNAGVGITGPIEETPNPEIEKAFATNLYGPINVIKAVLPTMREQGSGTIINITSIAGYMGLPYRGIYSATKAALEITIEALRMEVRQFGVKMTNIAPGDFATNIAASRYHAPQLENSPYKKEYGNTLKLMDEHVDSGEDPNKMAKVVHQIIETKNPKVHYKVGSFIQKFSVVLKKILPDKTYERMLLNHYKLK
- a CDS encoding LytR/AlgR family response regulator transcription factor, encoding MEVLIIEDEKPSARRLKRMLEKLGVTVNHTLHSVEESIEWFSNNPQPELIFLDIQLSDGLSFEIFDAVSITSSIIFTTAYDEYALQAFKLNSIDYLLKPIDEDDLAKAVEKYKTFKPEQQNVQLNFDDIKKMLVNPVERQYKKRFTTKIGQHLKMISVDDIECFYSENKGTYAHTTEGRDYLLDTTLEQLENELAPETFFRVNRTFFININAINDIISYTNSRLQLKLNSYSEQDIIVARERVKDFKIWLE